One window of Syngnathus acus chromosome 16, fSynAcu1.2, whole genome shotgun sequence genomic DNA carries:
- the LOC119135974 gene encoding V-type proton ATPase subunit C 1-A-like, whose amino-acid sequence MTEFWLISAPGEKTCQQTWDKMMTATTRNNNLSSNHKFSIPDLKVGTLDVLVGLSDELAKFDSFVESVVKKVAQYMADVLEDSRDKVQENLLANGVDLVTYITRFQWDMAKYPIKQSLKNISEIISKQVTQIDHDLKTRASAYNNLKGNLQNLERKNAGSLLTRSLADIVKKEDFILDSEYLITLLAVVPKASYADWQKTYETLAEMVVPRSSNLLFEDNESGLFSVTLFRKAIDDFKHKARENKFSVRDFQYNEEEMKADKEEMTRLSTDKKKQFGPLVRWLKVNFSEAFIAWIHIKALRVFVESVLRYGLPVNFQAMLLQPNKKTTKKLREVLNDLYKHLDSSAAAIMDSAMDIPGLNLSQQEYYPYVYYKIDCNLLEFKV is encoded by the exons ATGACTGAGTTTTGGTTAATCTCTGCTCCGGGAGAAAAGACCTGTCAGCAAACATGGGACAAAATGATGACGGCCACCACACGCAACAATAATCTTTCCAGCAACCACAAGTTCAGCATCCCTGACCTGAAG GTTGGGACACTAGATGTCTTAGTTGGGCTGTCTGATGAATTGGCCAAGTTTGATTCCTTTGTTGAAAG TGTAGTGAAGAAGGTGGCCCAGTACATGGCAGATGTGTTGGAAGACAGTCGAGACAAAGTGCAGGAGAATTTACTGGCTAATGGAG TTGATCTTGTTACCTACATCACACGATTTCAATGGGACATGGCCAAGTACCCTATCAAGCAATCacttaaaaacatttcagaaaTTATCTCAAAG CAAGTTACCCAGATTGACCACGATTTGAAGACCCGAGCATCAGCTTATAACAACCTGAAAGGAAACCTACAGAACCTTGAAAGGAAAAATGC AGGGAGCCTGCTTACAAGGAGCCTGGCTGACATTGTCAAGAAGGAAGACTTTATTCTTGACTCTGAGTACCTTATCACCTTGCTTGCTGTTGTTCCAAA AGCATCTTATGCTGACTGGCAGAAAACCTATGAAACACTTGCTGAGATGGTGGTGCCTCGATCGTCAAA TCTTTTGTTTGAGGACAATGAAAGTGGATTGTTCAGCGTGACTCTGTTTCGGAAAGCCATTGATGACTTCAAACACAAAGCCAGAGAGAACAA GTTCTCAGTGAGAGACTTTCAGTACAATGAAGAGGAGATGAAGGCAGATAAAGAGGAGATGACGCGGCTATCTACAGATAAAAAGAAGCAATTT GGACCACTCGTTCGATGGCTGAAAGTAAACTTCAGTGAAGCCTTCATTGCTTGGATCCACATTAAAGCACTGAGGGTCTTTGTGGAATCTGTTCTAAG GTATGGTCTTCCAGTAAACTTCCAGGCCATGCTACTTCAGCCAAACAAGAAGACAACAAAGAAGCTAAGGGAGGTGCTCAATGATCTATACAAACATCTGGACAGCAGTGCAGCAGCAATCATGGAT tCAGCAATGGATATTCCAGGTTTGAATTTGAGCCAGCAAGAATATTACCCATACGTCTATTACAAGATTGACTGCAACCTTCTGGAGTTCAAAGTGTAA
- the spire1b gene encoding protein spire homolog 1 isoform X2 has protein sequence MAEHGGGLDGGLTDAATKLDEHQHHVAMTSMEDPRSDDLSLEEILGLYSQPINEEQAWAVCYQCCVSLMKEQRRRRRCSDAAELTSAGGTGRISGPGDVQIAKDGSVRLQKQSCEGKYNPSTQIEMIESLGIMIYKALDYGLKENEERELSPPLEQLIDMMTNIAEAESDVCPDEGYEATEEEDEADDAPDNISSVHGYRGILKLCMDHLPSQSDAPSHYQAVCRALYTETRELRTFLDKIKSAKENLRKMEESTEDPKRDLDDLENADWARFWVQVMRDLREGVKLKKVQERQYNPLPTEYQLTPYEMLMDDIRSKRYKLRKVMVNGDIPPRIKKSAHEAILEFIRSRPPLNPVSARKLKPPTQPPPTLHERILEGIKSERKLRPVTPDMVRRGRMVIRPLSMSFSFDVSDEFSPRMGRRTSSTMSLTIEPASPKAEPSGSQSVPQRKKLLKAPSLAELDISDSDEEFSGHRSASTSSLATSLMDDTSPESALGKKTPPMFLPISSTPQPERRQAPQRRHSIEKETPTNVRLFQPPSKHNSKSLEEFCFPVECLSLTVEEVMHIRQVLVKAELEKFQQYKEVYSAMKRGKLCFCCRTKRFSFFTWSYICQFCKKPVCSQCCKKMRLPSKPYSSLPIYSIGSTNTQPKEGISGMTSEGQGLAVAADPLTSAVDGASAATASKSEAKRAGKASGATKSGKSSSGHRRPSIHKTMSKLSKHGSLKSHEALELPSELTEDWATMEVCVDCKKFITDIIASSKHSLSLATKRARLKRKTQSLYMSSPKGREDYRPSERTISEI, from the exons ATGGCCGAGCATGGGGGCGGTCTGGATGGAGGACTGACGGATGCTGCGACCAAGCTCGATGAACATCAGCACCACGTCGCAATGACTTCCATGGAGGACCCGCGGTCGGATGATCTGTCTTTGGAGGAGATCCTCGGGCTTTACAGCCAACCCATTAACGAAGAGCAGGCTTGGGCCGTGTGTTACCAATGCTGTGTGTCGCTGATGAAGGAacagcggaggaggaggagatgctCCGATGCAGCCGAGTTGACGTCGGCGGGGGGCACTGGAAGAATATCAGGACCGGGAGACGTTCAGATCGCAAAGGACGGATCGGTGAgattgcaaaaacaaagctgTGAAG GAAAATACAATCCAAGTACGCAGATAGAG ATGATAGAGTCTCTGGGCATCATGATCTATAAGGCTCTGGACTACGGACTGAAAGAGAATGAAGAGAGGGAGCTCAGTCCTCCACTGGAGCAGCTGATTGACATGATGACCAACATAGCAGAAGCCGAAAGTGACGTCTGCCCTGATGAAGGTTACGAGGCAactgaggaagaagatgaggCAGATGATGCCCCTGACAATATTTCTAGTGTTCATGGCTATAGAGGTATCCTCAAG CTGTGTATGGATCATCTACCTAGTCAGTCGGACGCCCCTAGTCACTACCAAGCAGTATGTCGGGCTTTGTACACAGAGACGAGGGAATTACGGACTTTCTTGGACAAGATCAAGAGTGCCAAAGAG AATCTTCGTAAGATGGAAGAGTCAACTGAAGATCCCAAAAGAGACCTGGATGACTTAGAAAATGCTGATTGG GCTCGATTCTGGGTTCAGGTGATGAGAGACCTTCGAGAAGGAGTCAAGCTAAAAAAGGTGCAAGAGCGTCAGTACAACCCACTGCCCACTGAGTACCAGCTTACTCCCTACGAAATGCTCATGGATGATATCAGGTCCAAACGCTACAAATTGCGCAAAGTCATG GTGAATGGAGACATTCCGCCCAGAATTAAGAAGAGTGCTCATGAAGCCATACTGGAGTTCATTAGATCCAGACCACCCCTTAACCCC GTGTCTGCACGTAAACTAAAGCCACCAACTCAGCCTCCTCCAACCCTGCATGAGAGGATCCTAGAGGGAATTAAATCTGAGCGGAAACTTCGACCTGTGACTCCAGATATGGTTCGCAGGGGACGGATGG TAATTCGGCCACTTAGCATGTCTTTCAGTTTTGATGTGTCAG ATGAATTTAGTCCACGCATGGGCAGGAGGACCTCCAGCACTATGTCTCTGACTATTGAACCGGCATCTCCCAAAGCAGAACCCTCTGGGTCTCAGTCTGTACCTCAAAGGAAGAAGCTTCTGAAGGCTCCCAGCCTTGCCGAACTCGACATCTCTGACTCTGAT gaGGAGTTTTCTGGGCACAGATCAGCAAGCACTTCAAGTCTTGCAACATCTCTAATGGATGACACATCTCCAGAGTCAGCACTGGGAAAAAAGA CTCCACCAATGTTCCTGCCCATTTCATCCACACCACAACCAGAGAGGCGCCAGGCACCCCAGAGGAGACACTCGATCGAGAAGGAAACGCCGACCAATGTCCGACTATTTCAGCCGCCCTCGAAACACAATTCAAAGTCTCTG GAAGAGTTTTGTTTCCCGGTAGAGTGCCTGTCTCTGACAGTGGAGGAAGTGATGCACATCAGACAGGTGTTGGTAAAAGCAGAACTGGAGAAATTTCAGCAGTATAAAGAAGTCTACTCCGCAATGAAGAGGGGAAAG CTTTGCTTTTGCTGCCGGACCAAaagattttcctttttcacCTGGTCCTACATCTGCCAGTTTTGCAAAAA GCCTGTGTGTTCACAGTGTTGCAAAAAG ATGAGATTGCCATCCAAACCATATTCCAGTCTTCCCATCTACTCCATTGGGTCTACTAACACTCAACCCAAGGAGGGGATAAGTGGCATGACTTCTGAAGGACAAGGACTTGCTGTGGCTGCAGACCCGCTGACTTCAGCTGTGGACGGAGCATCAGCAGCTACTGCATCCAAATCAGAAGCCAAAAGAGCTGGAAAAGCTTCTGGGGCAACCAAATCTGGCAAGTCCTCCAGCGGCCACAGACGACCGAGCATCCACAAGACAATGTCCAA GCTATCCAAGCACGGCTCTTTAAAGTCTCACGAAGCACTTGAGCTTCCATCAGAGCTGACTGAAGACTGGGCCACCATGGAGGTTTGTGTTGACTGCAAGAAGTTCATCACTGACATCATTGCCTCCAGCAAACACAGCCTGTCACTTGCTACCAAAAGAGCTCGCTTAAAACGCAAGACACAGTCCTTGTACATGTCCTCGCCGAAAGGAAGGGAGGACTACCGGCCGTCTGAGCGAACCATCAGCGAGATCTAG
- the spire1b gene encoding protein spire homolog 1 isoform X1, whose protein sequence is MAEHGGGLDGGLTDAATKLDEHQHHVAMTSMEDPRSDDLSLEEILGLYSQPINEEQAWAVCYQCCVSLMKEQRRRRRCSDAAELTSAGGTGRISGPGDVQIAKDGSVRLQKQSCEGKYNPSTQIEMIESLGIMIYKALDYGLKENEERELSPPLEQLIDMMTNIAEAESDVCPDEGYEATEEEDEADDAPDNISSVHGYRGILKLCMDHLPSQSDAPSHYQAVCRALYTETRELRTFLDKIKSAKENLRKMEESTEDPKRDLDDLENADWARFWVQVMRDLREGVKLKKVQERQYNPLPTEYQLTPYEMLMDDIRSKRYKLRKVMVNGDIPPRIKKSAHEAILEFIRSRPPLNPVSARKLKPPTQPPPTLHERILEGIKSERKLRPVTPDMVRRGRMGFGKTRSMPQDLFRTGRDEFSPRMGRRTSSTMSLTIEPASPKAEPSGSQSVPQRKKLLKAPSLAELDISDSDEEFSGHRSASTSSLATSLMDDTSPESALGKKTPPMFLPISSTPQPERRQAPQRRHSIEKETPTNVRLFQPPSKHNSKSLEEFCFPVECLSLTVEEVMHIRQVLVKAELEKFQQYKEVYSAMKRGKLCFCCRTKRFSFFTWSYICQFCKKPVCSQCCKKMRLPSKPYSSLPIYSIGSTNTQPKEGISGMTSEGQGLAVAADPLTSAVDGASAATASKSEAKRAGKASGATKSGKSSSGHRRPSIHKTMSKLSKHGSLKSHEALELPSELTEDWATMEVCVDCKKFITDIIASSKHSLSLATKRARLKRKTQSLYMSSPKGREDYRPSERTISEI, encoded by the exons ATGGCCGAGCATGGGGGCGGTCTGGATGGAGGACTGACGGATGCTGCGACCAAGCTCGATGAACATCAGCACCACGTCGCAATGACTTCCATGGAGGACCCGCGGTCGGATGATCTGTCTTTGGAGGAGATCCTCGGGCTTTACAGCCAACCCATTAACGAAGAGCAGGCTTGGGCCGTGTGTTACCAATGCTGTGTGTCGCTGATGAAGGAacagcggaggaggaggagatgctCCGATGCAGCCGAGTTGACGTCGGCGGGGGGCACTGGAAGAATATCAGGACCGGGAGACGTTCAGATCGCAAAGGACGGATCGGTGAgattgcaaaaacaaagctgTGAAG GAAAATACAATCCAAGTACGCAGATAGAG ATGATAGAGTCTCTGGGCATCATGATCTATAAGGCTCTGGACTACGGACTGAAAGAGAATGAAGAGAGGGAGCTCAGTCCTCCACTGGAGCAGCTGATTGACATGATGACCAACATAGCAGAAGCCGAAAGTGACGTCTGCCCTGATGAAGGTTACGAGGCAactgaggaagaagatgaggCAGATGATGCCCCTGACAATATTTCTAGTGTTCATGGCTATAGAGGTATCCTCAAG CTGTGTATGGATCATCTACCTAGTCAGTCGGACGCCCCTAGTCACTACCAAGCAGTATGTCGGGCTTTGTACACAGAGACGAGGGAATTACGGACTTTCTTGGACAAGATCAAGAGTGCCAAAGAG AATCTTCGTAAGATGGAAGAGTCAACTGAAGATCCCAAAAGAGACCTGGATGACTTAGAAAATGCTGATTGG GCTCGATTCTGGGTTCAGGTGATGAGAGACCTTCGAGAAGGAGTCAAGCTAAAAAAGGTGCAAGAGCGTCAGTACAACCCACTGCCCACTGAGTACCAGCTTACTCCCTACGAAATGCTCATGGATGATATCAGGTCCAAACGCTACAAATTGCGCAAAGTCATG GTGAATGGAGACATTCCGCCCAGAATTAAGAAGAGTGCTCATGAAGCCATACTGGAGTTCATTAGATCCAGACCACCCCTTAACCCC GTGTCTGCACGTAAACTAAAGCCACCAACTCAGCCTCCTCCAACCCTGCATGAGAGGATCCTAGAGGGAATTAAATCTGAGCGGAAACTTCGACCTGTGACTCCAGATATGGTTCGCAGGGGACGGATGG GTTTTGGGAAAACTCGAAGTATGCCACAGGATTTGTTCCGTACAGGACGAG ATGAATTTAGTCCACGCATGGGCAGGAGGACCTCCAGCACTATGTCTCTGACTATTGAACCGGCATCTCCCAAAGCAGAACCCTCTGGGTCTCAGTCTGTACCTCAAAGGAAGAAGCTTCTGAAGGCTCCCAGCCTTGCCGAACTCGACATCTCTGACTCTGAT gaGGAGTTTTCTGGGCACAGATCAGCAAGCACTTCAAGTCTTGCAACATCTCTAATGGATGACACATCTCCAGAGTCAGCACTGGGAAAAAAGA CTCCACCAATGTTCCTGCCCATTTCATCCACACCACAACCAGAGAGGCGCCAGGCACCCCAGAGGAGACACTCGATCGAGAAGGAAACGCCGACCAATGTCCGACTATTTCAGCCGCCCTCGAAACACAATTCAAAGTCTCTG GAAGAGTTTTGTTTCCCGGTAGAGTGCCTGTCTCTGACAGTGGAGGAAGTGATGCACATCAGACAGGTGTTGGTAAAAGCAGAACTGGAGAAATTTCAGCAGTATAAAGAAGTCTACTCCGCAATGAAGAGGGGAAAG CTTTGCTTTTGCTGCCGGACCAAaagattttcctttttcacCTGGTCCTACATCTGCCAGTTTTGCAAAAA GCCTGTGTGTTCACAGTGTTGCAAAAAG ATGAGATTGCCATCCAAACCATATTCCAGTCTTCCCATCTACTCCATTGGGTCTACTAACACTCAACCCAAGGAGGGGATAAGTGGCATGACTTCTGAAGGACAAGGACTTGCTGTGGCTGCAGACCCGCTGACTTCAGCTGTGGACGGAGCATCAGCAGCTACTGCATCCAAATCAGAAGCCAAAAGAGCTGGAAAAGCTTCTGGGGCAACCAAATCTGGCAAGTCCTCCAGCGGCCACAGACGACCGAGCATCCACAAGACAATGTCCAA GCTATCCAAGCACGGCTCTTTAAAGTCTCACGAAGCACTTGAGCTTCCATCAGAGCTGACTGAAGACTGGGCCACCATGGAGGTTTGTGTTGACTGCAAGAAGTTCATCACTGACATCATTGCCTCCAGCAAACACAGCCTGTCACTTGCTACCAAAAGAGCTCGCTTAAAACGCAAGACACAGTCCTTGTACATGTCCTCGCCGAAAGGAAGGGAGGACTACCGGCCGTCTGAGCGAACCATCAGCGAGATCTAG
- the spire1b gene encoding protein spire homolog 1 isoform X3, which translates to MAEHGGGLDGGLTDAATKLDEHQHHVAMTSMEDPRSDDLSLEEILGLYSQPINEEQAWAVCYQCCVSLMKEQRRRRRCSDAAELTSAGGTGRISGPGDVQIAKDGSVRLQKQSCEGKYNPSTQIEMIESLGIMIYKALDYGLKENEERELSPPLEQLIDMMTNIAEAESDVCPDEGYEATEEEDEADDAPDNISSVHGYRGILKLCMDHLPSQSDAPSHYQAVCRALYTETRELRTFLDKIKSAKENLRKMEESTEDPKRDLDDLENADWARFWVQVMRDLREGVKLKKVQERQYNPLPTEYQLTPYEMLMDDIRSKRYKLRKVMVNGDIPPRIKKSAHEAILEFIRSRPPLNPVSARKLKPPTQPPPTLHERILEGIKSERKLRPVTPDMVRRGRMDEFSPRMGRRTSSTMSLTIEPASPKAEPSGSQSVPQRKKLLKAPSLAELDISDSDEEFSGHRSASTSSLATSLMDDTSPESALGKKTPPMFLPISSTPQPERRQAPQRRHSIEKETPTNVRLFQPPSKHNSKSLEEFCFPVECLSLTVEEVMHIRQVLVKAELEKFQQYKEVYSAMKRGKLCFCCRTKRFSFFTWSYICQFCKKPVCSQCCKKMRLPSKPYSSLPIYSIGSTNTQPKEGISGMTSEGQGLAVAADPLTSAVDGASAATASKSEAKRAGKASGATKSGKSSSGHRRPSIHKTMSKLSKHGSLKSHEALELPSELTEDWATMEVCVDCKKFITDIIASSKHSLSLATKRARLKRKTQSLYMSSPKGREDYRPSERTISEI; encoded by the exons ATGGCCGAGCATGGGGGCGGTCTGGATGGAGGACTGACGGATGCTGCGACCAAGCTCGATGAACATCAGCACCACGTCGCAATGACTTCCATGGAGGACCCGCGGTCGGATGATCTGTCTTTGGAGGAGATCCTCGGGCTTTACAGCCAACCCATTAACGAAGAGCAGGCTTGGGCCGTGTGTTACCAATGCTGTGTGTCGCTGATGAAGGAacagcggaggaggaggagatgctCCGATGCAGCCGAGTTGACGTCGGCGGGGGGCACTGGAAGAATATCAGGACCGGGAGACGTTCAGATCGCAAAGGACGGATCGGTGAgattgcaaaaacaaagctgTGAAG GAAAATACAATCCAAGTACGCAGATAGAG ATGATAGAGTCTCTGGGCATCATGATCTATAAGGCTCTGGACTACGGACTGAAAGAGAATGAAGAGAGGGAGCTCAGTCCTCCACTGGAGCAGCTGATTGACATGATGACCAACATAGCAGAAGCCGAAAGTGACGTCTGCCCTGATGAAGGTTACGAGGCAactgaggaagaagatgaggCAGATGATGCCCCTGACAATATTTCTAGTGTTCATGGCTATAGAGGTATCCTCAAG CTGTGTATGGATCATCTACCTAGTCAGTCGGACGCCCCTAGTCACTACCAAGCAGTATGTCGGGCTTTGTACACAGAGACGAGGGAATTACGGACTTTCTTGGACAAGATCAAGAGTGCCAAAGAG AATCTTCGTAAGATGGAAGAGTCAACTGAAGATCCCAAAAGAGACCTGGATGACTTAGAAAATGCTGATTGG GCTCGATTCTGGGTTCAGGTGATGAGAGACCTTCGAGAAGGAGTCAAGCTAAAAAAGGTGCAAGAGCGTCAGTACAACCCACTGCCCACTGAGTACCAGCTTACTCCCTACGAAATGCTCATGGATGATATCAGGTCCAAACGCTACAAATTGCGCAAAGTCATG GTGAATGGAGACATTCCGCCCAGAATTAAGAAGAGTGCTCATGAAGCCATACTGGAGTTCATTAGATCCAGACCACCCCTTAACCCC GTGTCTGCACGTAAACTAAAGCCACCAACTCAGCCTCCTCCAACCCTGCATGAGAGGATCCTAGAGGGAATTAAATCTGAGCGGAAACTTCGACCTGTGACTCCAGATATGGTTCGCAGGGGACGGATGG ATGAATTTAGTCCACGCATGGGCAGGAGGACCTCCAGCACTATGTCTCTGACTATTGAACCGGCATCTCCCAAAGCAGAACCCTCTGGGTCTCAGTCTGTACCTCAAAGGAAGAAGCTTCTGAAGGCTCCCAGCCTTGCCGAACTCGACATCTCTGACTCTGAT gaGGAGTTTTCTGGGCACAGATCAGCAAGCACTTCAAGTCTTGCAACATCTCTAATGGATGACACATCTCCAGAGTCAGCACTGGGAAAAAAGA CTCCACCAATGTTCCTGCCCATTTCATCCACACCACAACCAGAGAGGCGCCAGGCACCCCAGAGGAGACACTCGATCGAGAAGGAAACGCCGACCAATGTCCGACTATTTCAGCCGCCCTCGAAACACAATTCAAAGTCTCTG GAAGAGTTTTGTTTCCCGGTAGAGTGCCTGTCTCTGACAGTGGAGGAAGTGATGCACATCAGACAGGTGTTGGTAAAAGCAGAACTGGAGAAATTTCAGCAGTATAAAGAAGTCTACTCCGCAATGAAGAGGGGAAAG CTTTGCTTTTGCTGCCGGACCAAaagattttcctttttcacCTGGTCCTACATCTGCCAGTTTTGCAAAAA GCCTGTGTGTTCACAGTGTTGCAAAAAG ATGAGATTGCCATCCAAACCATATTCCAGTCTTCCCATCTACTCCATTGGGTCTACTAACACTCAACCCAAGGAGGGGATAAGTGGCATGACTTCTGAAGGACAAGGACTTGCTGTGGCTGCAGACCCGCTGACTTCAGCTGTGGACGGAGCATCAGCAGCTACTGCATCCAAATCAGAAGCCAAAAGAGCTGGAAAAGCTTCTGGGGCAACCAAATCTGGCAAGTCCTCCAGCGGCCACAGACGACCGAGCATCCACAAGACAATGTCCAA GCTATCCAAGCACGGCTCTTTAAAGTCTCACGAAGCACTTGAGCTTCCATCAGAGCTGACTGAAGACTGGGCCACCATGGAGGTTTGTGTTGACTGCAAGAAGTTCATCACTGACATCATTGCCTCCAGCAAACACAGCCTGTCACTTGCTACCAAAAGAGCTCGCTTAAAACGCAAGACACAGTCCTTGTACATGTCCTCGCCGAAAGGAAGGGAGGACTACCGGCCGTCTGAGCGAACCATCAGCGAGATCTAG
- the rnf144b gene encoding E3 ubiquitin-protein ligase RNF144B isoform X1 codes for MEMSLSHVQSLRLAAVLEECSDQLDILEHALTFQIYKECSTEKSQARVKKVKRDCQYISQQVSKLQAELEEKQSFTCLLQVVDGQDQEKSAESSKREEKREMERRRRTLPKRQETLEQKVNELKGLQELHDDLNNRLRRLIESNAARKELEDRSTAQMLQRTQIEMKEAEKRLVDKVELLEDHFKLQERVHEESKLFLKKQNAELQEKLRQWQQCTDENMQEKEQHLNNTRYRRATNLEKLTAMQKKYSEMEEVVKEEREEEERLRQLELRNKAAVQVQAFWRGCMVRKGFGIYRKVEAKKSKKKKDGKKKKKKK; via the exons ATGGAA ATGTCTCTGTCCCATGTCCAGAGTCTCAGGCTTGCAGCTGTACTGGAGGAGTGTTCAGACCAGCTGGACATTCTCGAACACGCTCTTACCTTCCAGATTTACAAGGAGTGTAGCACTGAAAAGTCACAG GCCAGAGTGAAAAAGGTGAAACGAGATTG TCAGTACATCTCACAGCAGGTCTCCAAGTTACAGGCTGAGCTCGAGGAGAAGCAGAGCTTCACCTGTCTGTTGCAGGTGGTGGATGGACAGGACCAGGAGAAGAGTGCTGAGAGCAGCAAAAG AGAGGAGAAGAGGGAGATGGAGAGGAGAAGACGTACACTTCCAAAGCGACAAGAGACACTCGAACAGAAAGTCAATGAACTGAAG GGACTGCAAGAATTGCATGACGATCTCAACAATCGGCTTCGCCGACTTATTGAATCGAATGCTGCAAGAAAGGAACTCGAGGATAGAAGCACGGCGCAGATGCTTCAGAGAACACAAATTGAGATGAAGGAAGCGGAGAAGCGACTTGTAGACAAAGTTGAG CTGCTGGAAGACCATTTTAAACTGCAGGAGAGAGTTCATGAGGAATCAAAGCTCTttctgaaaaaacaaaatgcg GAATTACAAGAGAAGCTGCGACAATGGCAGCAGTGCACTGACGAGAACATGCAAGAGAAAGAGCAGCATCTCAACAACACGCGCTACAGAAGAGCAACAAACTTGGAGAAGTTGACAGCAATGCAAAAGAAG TACAGCGAGATGGAAGAGGTGGTGAAGGAGGaaagggaagaggaggagagactGCGCCAGCTGGAGCTTAGGAATAAAGCTGCTGTTCAG GTGCAGGCCTTCTGGAGAGGCTGCATGGTCCGCAAAGGCTTTGGCATTTATCGGAAAGTAGAAGctaagaaaagcaaaaagaagaaggatggaaaaaagaagaagaagaagaaatga